aaagggccataactcactcataaattgttgaaccagtctgattttcagggggacacaactagggtaccaatacatcattctgacaaagtttggtcaaaatccccccagtagtttctgagtagatgcgataacgagaaattgttaacggacggacggacggacggaatgacggacggacggaccacggacgcagagtgattttaatagaccaccatctgatgatggtgggctaataaagaaataaggaataaatttagaccaaatcaggttgatattggttttccaagcacctacttcgatctatttttattttagtactgtttataacccaagataagttgatatgatatgtactcattacttctCAACCGTTTTCAgtcaatcagagaaacaatagaatacagtcatgtaataatgcaCGTAATCTATTAGTTCTATATTTATAGATAGGGTGCGACAGTGCGTGTATTGTCAATACGCTTTTGCGGTTTTGCTCAAGGGATGATAGAAACGTTAACAGAAACaaatcaaatgctgttaaatgtGGTTTCTGTCAAAATGGCTTTTTTTCGCGGGGattaaaaattgtagatatcaatttttaaatataaaatgaattggaatttagCTTACTTGTACGGAATCATTTTCGATGATTAACTCAATCACGAAATCCTCGAAAGTTAATAACGGTttttacagtaactgttatgTAAGCATTCAGTCCGAAATTTTATCCCATTGAAGTTCAAAGTATAAAACAGACTACTTTTCTGACCACTTTTTTTATCATCCCTCCTAGCCTACGAAAATAATGTACATACCTCGTTTGCATAGTAGATGGCACAAAGTCCTGTGGGCCAGAAGCAGCAAAGGCATGCAAATATGGAGGCAACCATGTAATCTGGGGGGCGTGTCTGAATGATCACTGTCCCGGTCTGAGGTTGATTAACAACCtagaaaaattaaacataaaatataattcatGTTTACATAACTCTGCATTTTAGACTTGtctgaatttataacaaaatggcaAGGATGGCTCTAAAATCGCTCAGCTGACTCTGACAGTTTAATAATGAATAACATGACACACTGTGCAATGAAAAGAAACAGCTGTGCTAATCAAATACCATTTTAGACTTTTTTCTTCAACGATCTCACATAGTGAGGAAGTCAGTATCGCAGTAATTGGCAGGTTGGACTAAAAGCCAGCGATACGGGCTCGATTCCCGTTCGCGGCTGAAGTCCCATTTAGTGTTCAGTGCTTATCGATTTACTAAACTGGTGTGTGTTGCTTCCAGCGGTGTCAGTCTGGACGAGGAGCTGGAGGGGTAAACATGACACGTGTCATGGGCTCGATTGAAAATAATTCCAGAAGGGGACTTGCATCGATTATCCATGGACCTATAGTTATGTCAAGTTGACGCAGTTTAGCAATTGATTCGCActatatttcataaagacaaacataaTTTACATGAACACACgttgaaaatgtaacattttcagcGATAATATGACTTCTGGAtgtttaaaccatgtgacctagttttagattcCAGATGATGCAAatttgtatttgacctagatttcacagaaacaaacatttcaacCATCTTTCATGAATGACAAGCAGTTGCaaaaaatatggtttatatggtttttctgtgatatatccaTCAAGTAAGCAAATCTTTGATTCAAGATAATccagtttaaaactgggtcaagaTTATATACCGACACTTATTCtaaccaagattcatgaagatggaacggaaaatgtggcctctagagaatgcaaggtttttcaataatttaaaatattatttttttaaactccAAATCTGTcctaaaatatataaacagaaagGTTTTGACCATGTTTAATGCATATCACGCAAAAAACAGTTGGCAAGGTTTTTCTAGCACTTGACAGAAAAactagtttttatttcaaatcttcaaatgtttcatAGACTTTAATaacaacaaacattctgacctggGTTCATATGTTTCATAAGGATTGGCTAGacaatatcattaaaatataacTACTGAAACCGAACAGTCTGTCAATATTAACCAAAACTAAAGCGgctgtgttaaaaaatatatgtCGTGCTTGTCATTTGAAAATAACTAGTGTaatacaataatgaaaaataatttattttaatacgCGAATTTACCTTTAACGCCAACAGGCATTAATGCAATGTTGTTTTGCTTTTACTTTGTAATACTATTTCACAACATAGATCGTTGAACTAATATTCATTATGATTCGAAGACGGAGTCAAAAACACACACTGAccgccagctgtgacgtcatcacggtttgacgtcaaaacaatgcgacgtcgtacacaattttacgcgaaaaatgaccaaaggctgcagatatttgtatttaatgtttatacttaaTGAGTgcgctggatttaataataaaacaaatgttgCCTTTCaagttcggtcgatatgtggatttatcgactccaccaaaaggcaataattgtataatataataattatacaaatcTATGAAATAATATACTAAATATTATTCTTACCACGGTTGTGTTGGTACTGGTGTAGGGCTGCTGGACATAACCTGGTTGCTGTGGTGGATAACCAGGTTGTTGCGGTGGATACGCAGTCTGCTTTGGTCCTGGTTGATACGGCGGGGGCGCATCTACCCCGTAACCGGCATTTTTGTCTATGTATGGATCCCCGGGTTGGTCATAACCTAAAGAGAAATTACGAAATATACGTGTATGCTTCAAGTGATATGTTTTTAACTGAAACATTATCccttaaattacttttaaaagctaacatttttacataaatctattGAAGACAAATATATGCGTAAAATGATATAAACTTCTGTTGTACAATAAAATAACCAGTTTTTTACAGGAAGATTTTTACAAGCGTATGTTTCTTTTTATctgcttttttgttatttctctaATATTGATATCTTTACTCTTTCTGTGAAAAAATAGCTTTAATGCATGAAAATACCAACACCTTTGTTGACGTATTAAACTTGTTATTTAAAACCATCATTTTAAATGCGTTTATGATTTATATGAATACATTACAAAGTCTTTTCAAATATCGGAGATTCGTAAAATATGATATCAGGTAGATTAATTGACTGATTTGCGTTGCTATTTCTGTAACCATGACAATCCTCTAGTAATATAAGATGTGTAATTCATACATCCTACGTGGCAAAACCCGATAAAACGATTCAAAtaatcagaacagaacagatatttattTCCGACATATTCATATGACATTGTCAGAGACATACACATTTATACTAACAACTTGACATAGTAACGATGTAACAATTTGACGTAGTAACGGTGTAACAATTTGACATATAATCGGTTTAGCCGCTTGACATAATCACGATGATATAACTTGACACAGTCACGATGTGACAACTTGGCATAATCACGATGTGACGATGTGACATAGTCACAATGTGACAACTAGACATAAATACGCTGTAACAACTTGGCATAATCACGATGTGACAACTAGATACAGTAACGATGTAACAACTTGACATATTCACAATATGACCACTAGACTGTGACATAGTCACGATGTAACAACTTGACATAGTCACGATGATATATTACTGAACTGTGACTTACCATGAGCATAAAACGGGATATAATAAGAACATACGCCAAAGATAAACCaagtaaacatttttcaaaaatgaactgaAAGTCCTAGAAAGCTAAAATAATACAAGGATTAACGAAGTAGTATATCTAAATTCTTTTATTAACACAATTGCGGCTTATGTTGATTGTGATTTAAAAGAACTGAATTTCTTTCTACCGAACCTGCCATGCTTGTACACAATTGTCTACAGCTCTTTCAAAATAAGTGAAAACATCTAAATGTCAAAAATATCGGGGGACAATCAAAATATCACCCAAATCCATATTTATTTAGTGACGTTTCGATATGCGGTAGCCAGTTTTTGCTACCTTTAGTACAATCAAACAAACCCTGAGCGTATATTGTCTTAATCAAAATATTGTAATCTTTTACTTTACATCAGTATTTTATCAAGCAAACATATCGTAAAATATACAAAAGGTATCGGGCAAGTTAACAATAAACACCGGCATAAGGGGTATTTGGATTAACTTTAATATTTAGCAAAATTCCTcacaaaatttaagatgaattctgtctttttctttggattttgtaaAATCCCAAATTTCTGATCGCAGTTCATGTGattaataattcatttaaaatttatgtcttatcaatttttttttcttttagattcAATATTTTGTAACGTGTTGAAATCAATCAAAATGTTTAAGTTCACATACTACGTGAATAGGTTATATATTTACCTTCATGTAATAAAATTCGGACACCCTTACATTATCACACAGCAAGTAGCTTACTGGTGTGGAACCTCTACTTTTTCTCTTATCAAACTTATCTAGCTCATAttcaatttctttaatatttattaaataacacTGAAAATTTTACGAAAGTCGAAACACTGGTTGACATTGAGACTATATTCCTCAACAAGTATGTAGATCTATACAGTTCTCTGGGACATGACATTTCCTTGAAACCGTTTTCTGACAAACGTTTATTGTGAAACCATACTGCGATATTTATGATATTGTCGTAAACGTACCACACAATATCCACGTCCGGTATTCTAGCTGTCAAGATATCCGCAACGGGTATTCTAGTTGACAACATAATGTCCGTGTCCTGACCTCAAAACCCAAACtataccattttttttcttttaaaaaaagtataaaatttgttcagaaaaaGTAGAAGTAGCTTTGGAACAACAAACAGTTTGTCTTATATCCTTTCTGTATCTATAACGTAAAAACGTATTAGCGACTGATGGCACCTACACGCATCCGTAGAATCAACAAATTATTATacaaaagccattttgaaaatatgGCTGCAATGTCTAGGTCAGCAGCTTTTTAAATACAGAAACATCTGACACCTGAATCATATACTGACACCTGAATCATATACCTGACACCTGAATCATATACTGACACCTGAATCATATACCTGACACCTGAATCATATACTGACACCTGAATCATATACCTGACACCTGAATCATATACTGACACCTGAATCATATACCTGACACCTGAATCATATACTGACACCTGAATCATATACCTGACACCTGACTCATATACTGACACCTGAATCATATACTGACACCTGAATCATATATCTGACACATGAATCATATACTGACACCTGAATCATATACCTGACATCTGAATCATATACCTGACACCTGAATCATATACTGACACCTGAATCATATACTGACACCTGAATCATATACCTGACACCTGAATCATATACTGACACCTGAATCATATACCTGACACCTGAATCAGACACCTGAATCATATACCTGACACCTGAATCATATACTGACACCTGAATCATATACTGACACCTGAATCATATACCTGACACCTCATATACTGACACCTGAATCATATACTGACACCTGAATCAGTATCAGGTACCTGACACCTGAATCATATACTGACACCTGAatcatatactgacacttttagacagcATTGAAACGGCTTTTAGTTTAATAACATTTTGACGGGATTTGAAACACACACTTGTCCCGTTATGGTTCTCTGTTCAGTGTGTAAAAAATACTTCATATATAAAAAACCCGGGCTATTTTTCAAATCGTAAGAAAGAGCACCGGGCAAAAAATTGACTAAAAATTTCCACGGTTATATTTTAGACAGTTTGACCCTGGATGTAGACCTTTAGGTAACACAGtagaaaataaatttgctatatgttccaTTCAAAAGAGTTGTCACACTTAGTCAGGCCCATTTTTTTAAGTACTAACCTTGTGTTcataaatgacctataaaccacaaaaaacaagaaaagtagGGTTAATGTATCTTCTATGAGAAAtgttttgtctgacaggtcaacacaaTGGAACATCTTCAAAACTGATTGCTAGAATGTCggtatgaacacatgtgtaatgaggtttatttacatttctttaaatgcaaaaaaaatctttttgaaaatgCTACTACAGTGTCATGtttaggtccacaatgaaataacaaCAGAAACAGGCTTACATAAAACACGAAAATGCCAATAAAAAGTCCATTTTATACGAGAGAAAAGTTGAGGaatttttctttccgccattatcagATTTTTTCTTTCTGCCATTATCTGAAGCTCGGAAGTGCTGTTTGATTACttatttagtactattgtacctTAAAAATGCGACATCCATTTCAAGTTTAGTCCgtgtattttcattttagaaaCTTCCGGAAAAAGCTGTTATTTTCTGTATTGTCAGAAACGTAAGTATGCCTTGCAAGagtgtataaaaataaatgtatcaggTCACAGGTGTCCTAATGATTCGACTGTCCGTCTTCtataatttgtaaagaaaatctGCCCGTCTTCTAATTGTAAAGAAAAACTGTCCGtcttctaatttaaagaaaaactgcCCTGCCCGTCTTCTAATTTAAGCAAAATATGCCCGTCTtctatttgtaaagaaaaactGTCCGTCTTCAAATTgtaaagaaaaactaaaaaaaaaaaatctatcaagGAAACATTTCTCTCTAACTTTGTGCTACTTGTGTGTCTAAGATATTTATCTAAGTACTGtggtaaataaaaacatatttacttAGATGAATGTCTTTAAATATAGCAGGTTTTTTCTTTGGTAACTTTTACAGGACTACTTTCACTTTCATCacattattgtaactttttcaatGATAAACACACAAATGATTGAACATTATCACACATTATGTTTCAGAAAAGGTTTTATTTCCTTTACAGAATACACTATTGTTAGAAAAAAGGAAACTAATCAGTCTCGAAAATCAACATCGCTGAAAATATTGTGTCttagtaaaaaaggaaataatCAGAAAAAGAAACGCAGATACTTGGGGTTCGGACAAGCTATGCCCCTGTCCCTGTCTACAATTTGGACAAATGCAACAACATCGTAACAAACCATTCCgcatttttaaaatcataaataaaccaCTGATCTCTTTATGAATAAAttctatatattaaaataaacaaaaacaaaaaaaggacaGACAAACTCCAAATAAGTCTAAatgtctatatatatttatatagcaatACTGAAGCAGACGATTAACTAATTTACGTTAACAACACACTTAGCAGTTAAATTAAAACTGAGAAATAATCGACACTGATataatcaagttttatttttttatgttgaaaatatGAATGATATCTAGTAATGAAAATTAGCGATGATAAGATAAAAAGAAGAATCAAAAGTAGTTTACCTGCTCTTTCCGCCATTTTGTTGCACAACTATGTTATGAatagttcttgttttttttacgcACTGCTGCACAATTTCGGTATGTGAACATTTAAGACGCGGAAGATAAAATACCGTCTGCATTCGATGACTAATGCGAAAAAGTGACTACATTTTGTACGATTACACAGCATGAGATTTAAAGCAAATCGCCCGTAGATTTATATTATAAACTGTTTTCAACCTTCGGTTTTAAGTCTTATTTAGATAATGTTTACATATTAAATGCAATTTAGGACTTAGATTGACAGCGCATAAGTTATTGATAGAAACAGGCAAATGGCACAagccgaacaaaattccaaaatatgaAAGGAAATGTGTTATATGTAATATACAAGAGGACGAATTTCACTTTTTATTAGAatgtaaattatttaaagaccTTAGAACATAAATGCATAAAtattactggaaaaaaaaaacataccaaaattaaaagaactgTTATCGACTGAAAACATTTCGACCTTGAAAAAACTGTCCACCTTTTGAACTTCGTAAAACTATTCTCCTCTGACATTTTATCCAGATAATAACATGTTTATGTAGTTTCCCATTTAATATTAAACGAGTTTAGTATGTAGTTGATATGTTCAGTAAGTTACAtgttaattgattaattaaatgGATTAAATGCTAATTAATTCTTAtcaaaataattgttaaaaaaatatgtcaaattgCATAGATTTACATCTGAGTTTATGTGTGTAATATTATGTAAAATCACTTATTCTTTTACATCGCCATTGACATTACTATTCAAATGTTATGTGATAATATGCTATATGTTAACTCATGGGTTTGTaatcttttgttttaataaactatctatctatctatctatctatctatattatTTAAAGTAGGCATGTTAGCAGATTCTTGTGTAATTCAGGAAGAGGGTGCGGAGCCGGTAGGGGGAGGTAGGGGAAAGTTGAGGTATTTTCTTGCATTTCCGCTGATTTTATCGGTCCTTAAAAATCCACACAGGGTGACTCTCTTTTTATCAGTATTATGTGAATTGTTACGCtactattagaaaaaaataatgtttttaatgttttgtttggCAAATACGATAcgcaagacaaaaaaaaaaaggagagaaTCTATCGTTGTTGTAGGTACGGGGAATTTAGAGGTACCGCAACCTTCGTACAACCGACAGCCGAATACCTAAATCTTAATCTGTCAccattaaattttctatttttttccctAAGGAGTTAATTTCAAGTATAGGCACtacatattttagatatatgtgtagttaacagCATCAAAGTACAGTTCACTGTCTGAATAAATAATTGAagtatatttttctgaaaaaaagaagagaTATTTGTGCTGGAAAAAGTGATCCTGGGTAACATATTTGGAAAACAATTGAGACAACTCcactaaaactttattgtaggcgTAAGTGACTATGTACCTAGTATTCACTGTATTGCGTGCAAATCATGCACCttttacctctaggcatgaaAAAAACCCTGCTTCATGACTTCAAAGACTTTAAACAATGTTGAAACCCACCGAAtatcacaaggtaaaatatgttaagAAAGCTGTTGCTGGAAAGAGAATGATCTCTGCTGCCAATATACATGTGACAAAGTATGGGACAAATATccagaaatatgaaaatatcacagaaaacaatttcaggaatGTTAGATGCATGACTATAACAGGTACTATTTCTATTGCAATAATATAATATGGATTGACAAAtggtgttcactcaaaatttcactgtataaacagattgtttcccttgtgtataGGAAGGCTTACAAGGTCTTTACAGTTATCCGCGTTACACCGTATAGTGGATAACTGTTGTCCTGTCATAGCTGCATTACAAAACATGTAGAACAAGTTTTGGTATAGCCAAAGGCGTGGCTTTATGCTATATAAATAGAAGTAATAAGGGGGGTATTCAGTTCTAGCGAGATTTTTCTGGAGTCACCTTCAACTTTTCAACATGGACGAAAGAATGGAGAATATGATACAGGATAAAGTTCAGCAGGCATTTACGATGCATAAAACAGATATGTTGTCGGAGATGGAATCCATGTTCAATAAGATAAGTGAAAATTCTAACAGTTCTCAGTTAAATAAAATATCTGGTATTGTGAAGTCGTCAGTTGGACAAAAATTTAAGAGAAAAAGCAATGaggaacaatttaaaattaatgaaagtaTTTCATTAAAGTTAGATGAAGCATCTGAATCCAACAATTTGCAAGAGGCACGCTCAAAAATCGCGGAAGGTAATTGTTTTATTCATATAGTAGAACGTTTACATTTGAAAGTTTTGCTTCTTTTATCTTGTACATGAAATTTGTGTTAGCACGATGTCGAGAATATTAAATACTATCAAGGACAATTTGGTGCATTTGCACTGAAATTTGCAGAAATTTATCgaatatgtatagatatacatATCTTATAAATCAGAGAGCAACGTACCGTAGTGGTAAGTGTATTGGCTTAGTAAACTAGAGTTCTAGAGTTCGAGCCCGGAGAgggaaaataaaacttatatatatatatatatttttttttctcatctataaaataaataaataaataaagcaacatCTGGATTAATTTCTAACCTAAACATCATGGTGGTTTTTATTAGACAATAAACAAAAATTGGACAAAATGATAaaagttcataaaatgttttattttgtagcGAAGACCATGATAACACACAGACAAAAGCTGATAAGATTGGCCGATTCGTCCGAGCTAGGATGGAAACTCGTAAATGAATATGAGTCAAACCCTCTAGCCAGTGATTCGGACGACGAAAAGCGTATATACAAAGCAGAGGCACGGGCCAACCGTAAAGCTAGAGCGGAAAAGGTTAAGAGACGATCCCAGTTTAGGACAGCACCTTATCGT
This window of the Mercenaria mercenaria strain notata chromosome 5, MADL_Memer_1, whole genome shotgun sequence genome carries:
- the LOC123557749 gene encoding proline-rich transmembrane protein 1-like is translated as MAERAGYDQPGDPYIDKNAGYGVDAPPPYQPGPKQTAYPPQQPGYPPQQPGYVQQPYTSTNTTVVVNQPQTGTVIIQTRPPDYMVASIFACLCCFWPTGLCAIYYANEANNLAGVGDYEGARRMADNARKLMITSVIVGVIVITLSIVLRVVLYDNNEYNGY